From the genome of Rhododendron vialii isolate Sample 1 chromosome 10a, ASM3025357v1:
ttccaaagcccagaagGAGATAAAACTCAACCTGTTGGACGGATGTCAACGCGCGCGTGATTGTATGGGTCTGTTGCGGGATGGTGGACTTGCATGCacgtagatccatgcatgcaagttggccattgtttgtgtcaaattcatacaaaggcacactgttttgatatccggtcataattttggattttatctcatttattttttaatatttcatccatacatgctatctatcacatcttgcaaactgttacagctttaatccccattaaactgttcccccgccataattggctaaagaattgattaatcaaacagaattgcaaatgtttttgcaaatgcctaagtagagaccaatctccggattgggcgagaggggtgccttaaaacccttctcctttcataacctggctcccgaaccgagatatggttatgacagactggtgccttcacatttttcaaaaatcaaacagcctagcgagcgtttcaagttcggttccttgggtgtcggaccttcaaacccaagtggtgactctgaattgagcgctcgtctacCAAAAAAGCGCGCTCATCAATCCGCCCTTTTTCcaggcacgctgcccacaataATACGGTGGCCTTAGATGTTGGTGTATACCGTAACGTTAGGGGTGATAATACGGTGACTCTCGTGGTGTTATATGGTAATGCAAGGGGTGAAAATATCGATGGTGGGGATTAGCAATAGTAACTTTTGTCGAGGGTACTAGAGTTATCAACATCATGTGAACGCATATTATCATATTGGCATGTCTTGGAATGATCATATTGAGCGTGACATACTCTTGAATTAATTGTTTTCCATCGATTGAGTTGTATCTCTTGTCTTCATCTCACTTGCACTTACCATCATATTTACACATAGAATTGGcaaagatttttctactgggctagtgtagctcaacttaatctttcttttcaggtcaAAATGCTTGACAATAGCTCGCATGGAATGTGTGGTTAGAAATggaagactttttggaagctaaccacATGTAGTTACTTAAGCATCTTtgtattaactttattttgacagagatgtatttgtaacttatcATTTCAATCCTTTTGACTAATCGTTTGTAATACTTCAAATATGATCACACTGGTAATTAAGCTTATTTAGGTTATGGTGTCAAGGTTGTATTTATCTAAAcatggggacttgtttgtaaattaaacaggtgggaaactctttTGGATACTACATACGatatgcgaggatcttttattaatatgtattatttatttatgttgaaaatcgatggcgtgacaaattggtatcagagctctaggtttgaatactccgagaccgtggggagacttctagtctcatgggttcaaaatgtcacgcCTTTTTCATAACatgtgtgcttgtgtgcattGACATTACTTGGCTTATGTGGCATTACATTTCAATATAGTAGCGTGGCGTAAAGTTGCTTTTTGACCCATGTTGGGATAGTTTGGGGCTTGACCTCATGAAACTATTGATGAACCCTTCTTTCCTTATAACTTGTAGCTAGATGCCTCCAAGAATACGTGCTAGAGTAGGTGAGGTCGAAAGTCGGGGTGGTCGTGGCCGAGGGGCACTGGTTGAAGATGAGGTTAGCCAACATGGGGAAAATCCAAATGAGAATACGAGGGAAGGGGCCGGACGCGGCCGGGGAGAGGAGACACTCGCTGTTCAGAATCCTTTTGCAAGGGATTTCGTGACGGCTCTTACGGCTGCAAACCTTTTGAACCCAGCTCCTAGGGAAAGTGCGGACAGTCGTGCTATGTCAGCGATAAGAGAGTTTAGCAGTAGAAATCCACCTATGTTTGATGGGTCGAGCAGTGACCCTTTTGTGGCCGATCATTGGCTAGCCCAAATTCAAAAACTCTTCAGGGCTCTTCAGATTACGGAGGACAACTTGCAAGTCAATATCATAGCCGTTCAGCTTACCGGGAAAGcaaatgagtggtgggagtcgATATTGGAATCGAGGAAAGACGTAAGGAGAGTGACAAGGACCGTGGTACAAGCAAATGAGCCAGATGTTGAGAACATAACTTGGGTCGAATTTAAGGTGCTCTTCGAGGAGCAATATTTTTCGAAAACGAGCTGTGACCAATTAAGGGACGAGTTTGAAAGGTTAGAGCAAGGGGATATGACAGTGTCAAAGTATGCATTGAAATTTCAATCTTTGTCCTGTTTTGAGCCGGAATTAGTGGCTTCTGAGGAAAGGAAACGTAGGTGGTTCGAGAAAGGCTTGCATGACAACGTGAAAAAGTTTTTTATGGCACAATGCAGAGGGAGGTTTTTAGAAGTTGTAGAGTGTGCGAGGAGCATCGAGACACCGAAGGAGGCACCCAAAAAATCCTAAGGTTTGGGAACCAAGACAACTAGTGGGGGGTATGAGTTGTTCGTCGAGAAGTTTCGGTAGTCAATGGAGGAAGAGACAAAGGGATCAAATGTCGACTTCGCAGGGTCCGTCAAATTTTAGGCCTTCACTTTTTTCTTCGTTCGGGACTTGGAGAGTTTCCAATAGACCTCCGATCGTATGCCATGAGTGTGGTCAGGTGGGGCACATTCGCGCCCAGTGTCCGCGACTTTTAAACACATGCTTTACTTGTGGGAAGAGTGGCCATTTTGCTAGAAATTGCCCACGTGGAGAAGGGGCACATAGGTGTAGCAGTCGAGGGGTGGACAGGGTTCTGGTCGGCAATCATTTTGGGGTAATCAGAGGCAACAACAGCCTCACTTCCGTCAGATCATGTCAGCTCAGGGATCTCAGGTTGAGAGAGGAGTAAGTTCATCCACGCCTACTCAGGGTTCTGGTCATCGGGGTGGACATATTCAGAGTCAGACTACGCAAGGAAGGACTTTTGCTATCTCTTCTGCTATTCTGCCTCCACCACCTCCCGTTACTTCTTAGGCCCCGGAGACTTCGGTTGTGAGGGTTACATTACTCTTGTTTAACTCTTTTGCTAAAGTATTATTTGATTTTcgagcatcgcattcattcattgctgcatcttttgcttatgctttggaattgaaaattgagAGTATTAGCCCTCCTTTGTTCGTTGAGACACCTATGGGAGGTAGGTCACCATTAGATCGTATTTGCCGGGATTGTGAGCTTATCATTCGAGATCATCGTTTTACTTTTGACTTCATTGTGTTGAATATGCCAGGTCGAtcttattttgggaatggattggttgtctACGTTTCACGCCACCATAGATTACTTCAAGCGCCGAGTCCGCATTTGTCCGCCTGGGGGTGCTTCGTTTAGAGTTCCTTAGGGAGCGTCGGGAACCAATAGAGTCGTTCTTATGTGGGTCTCTGGAGCAAGAGTTAATGTATGCTTTATTAGCGAGTTTGGCCTTAGATGAGGACGTATCCGCGCGTGGGGAGTTACCGCTTGTTGTTTGCGATTTTTCCAGACGTGTTTCCGAAGGAGTTACTCGGTTTACCACCtgagagagaaattgaattttctatTGATTTGCTTCCTAGCACCACTCATATTTTCATACCCCCTTATCACTTCGCGCCCGCCAAGTTAAGAGAATTGAAGACTCAGTTGCAAAAGTTGAAGGATTTGGGGTTTATCAGTCCAAGtacgtcaccgtggggagcaccggcctTGTTTGCTCAAAAGAAAGATGGGTCGCTTCGTCTATCTATTGGTTACTATAAATTGAACCGTGTCACCATTAAAAATAAGTACCCAATGCCTAGGATAGATGACCTGTTTGACCAACTTCGAGGTGCGACTTATTTTCCTAAGAttgacttgaggtttggttacCATAAGTTGAGAGTTCGGAGGGAAGACATTCCTAAAACCGCTTTTCATACTCTTTACGGCCATTACGAATTTTTCGTTATGCCCTTTGAATTGACGAATGCACCGGCGACCTTCATGGATTTGATGAACCGTATCTTTTGTGCCTATGTTGATCATTTCGTGGTTGTATTCGTGGATGATATCCTTATCTACTCGCCTTTAGAGGAGGAGCATCAATCTTACCTTTCTattgttcttgaactcttgagagaacaCCGATTGTATTCTAAGCTTAGcaaatgcgagttttggttatccgaagttAAGTTTTTGGGTCACGTTGTGTCCAAAGATGGGGTATCCGTTGATCCGGGAAAGATAGAGTCCGTGATGAATTGGTAGTGACCGAAGAATGTATTCGAGATTCGTAGTTTATTGGGCATGGCCGGGTAATACTATCATTTTGTCCTTGATTTCTCCCGCCTAGCGGCTCCGATGACTAAATTGACTCGTTAGGGATCTCGCtttgtttggagtgacgtgTGTAAGAAGGCCTTTAAGGAATTGAAGAGAAGGTTGACTATTGCACCAATTTTGGTTGTGCCCAAACGAGGAGTTGGTTATTCTGTGTATTGTGGCGCTTAGAAAGAGGGATTGGGGTGTGTGTTGATGCAATTAGGGTGAGTGGTGGCGTATGGATCATGGcaattgaaaactcacgagcggAACTACCCTATTCATGACTTGGAACTTACAGCCGTCGTCtttgctttgaagagttggTGTCATTATCTTTACGGTTAGAGATTcaaagtcttttccgatcacaagAGTCTAAAGTACTTGTTTTCACAAAAGGAACTCAATCTACGTCAACGCCGTTGGATAGAGCATTTAGAGGACTATGATTTTGAGTTGCAATATCACCTGGGAAAGGCGAACGTGGTAGCAGACGCATTGATTAGAAAATCGACACAGCTTGCAAGTTTAGCAATCCacgagtggaaaatgatgaatgaCTTAAGCTCGTACGCTTTGCATTTTGAGGAGGTTCGAGATGGAGTCACTTTGTGTAACTTGATCGTTCAATCAACTTTGTCAACTTGAGTGATTGAGGCCCAACAACAAGATGAAAAAACGGGGGAATTTCGCACCAAGTTTCTTAGCGGAAATGCTCAAGAGGGGTGGATGATTTATGTCGATCAAGGTTTGCGATACCAAGAAAAATTGTTCGTACCTGTCTCATGTCGGGAGGAAATATTGagagaatttcaccattcaccgcTAGTCGTGCATCTgggaggaacgaaaatgtatcatgacctGCGTAGACAGTTTTGGTGGCTAGAAATGAAGAAAGATGTCGTCGTCTTCGTGTCCAAATGCCTTACATGACAACAAGTCAAAGCCGAGCATCAACAACCTACGAGGGAGTTAGAACCTTTACCAGTGGCcgaatggaagtgggagaacgtgacGATGGATTTCGTTAGCAGTTTACCGAGATCGCCAAGGGGACACGATGCTATTTGGGTGATAGTCGACTGACTGACCAAGTCAGCACATTTCTTACCTATTTAGGTTACGGATTCGGTTGATACGCTTAGTCGATTGTACATTCGCGAGATTATCCGTCTTCATGGAATTCTCGTTTCTATTGTGTCGGATCGAGATCCAAGGTTTACTGCGCGCTTTTGGCAAAGCTTGCAGGCCGCTCTTGGCACCAACCTCTTGTTTAGCACCGTGTATCATCCTCAAACAGATGGGCAATCTTAGAGAACGATCCAAATTCTAGAAGctatgcttcgggcttgtgttatggatttTTGGGTTAATTGGGAGGATCACCTACTATTGGTCGAATTtgcgtacaacaatagctaccAATCTAGTATTGGGATGGCatcgtatgaagctttgtatgaGAGACTGTGTTGATCACCCGTTTGTTGGACCGAGTTGGGTGAGACTACATTGGTTGGGCCGAAATTGATCCAAGAAACTTTCGAGAGCATGAGAGTGATTCATCAACGTCTTCTTAAGGCACAAAGAAGAACCACCGAGCAAGTTAAACTAATTCGTCAACGGTTGTTAACCGCGtaaagtaggcaaaagagttatgccGATCTTCGTCGCCGACCATTATCATTTAAAGTGGGAGATCATGTGTTTCTTAAGGTGTCGCCGCGTCCGGGACTATCTCGTTTTGGACAAAGGGGCAAACTTTCACTGCATTTTATCAAGCTATTTGACATTATCAAGAAGA
Proteins encoded in this window:
- the LOC131303075 gene encoding uncharacterized protein LOC131303075; protein product: MLRACVMDFWVNWEDHLLLVEFAYNNSYQSSIGMASYEALQKSYADLRRRPLSFKVGDHVFLKVSPRPGLSRFGQRGKLSLHFIKLFDIIKKIGEVAYRLALPPRLSGVHDVFHVSMLQKYEPDPSPILEWFELELEADASYREEPIRILDSREQVLRGKTISLV